The proteins below come from a single Molothrus ater isolate BHLD 08-10-18 breed brown headed cowbird chromosome 3, BPBGC_Mater_1.1, whole genome shotgun sequence genomic window:
- the CHRM3 gene encoding muscarinic acetylcholine receptor M3 yields MIMHNNSSSSLLLPNVSSFWKRDSHGPGLLDEAASLIGSYDFPQTTESFPFSTVESTNMTLNATSKDPLGGHTIWQVVLIAFLTGILALVTIIGNILVIVAFKVNKQLKTVNNYFLLSLACADLIIGVLSMNLYTTYIIMDHWALGSLACDLWLSIDYVASNASVMNLLVISFDRYFSITRPLTYRAKRTTKRAGVMIGLAWIVSFVLWAPAILFWQYFVGERTVPPDECFIQFLSEPIITFGTAIAAFYLPVTIMSILYWRIYKETEKRTKELAGLQASGSDAEAARFVHQTGSSRSCSSYELQRQNMKRSARKKYRRCHFWLTMKSWEPSTDQGDQEHSSSDSWNNNDAAASLENSASSDEEDIAAETRAIYSIVLKLPGHSAILNSTKLPSSEDLHESGDELQKSDTESKEKKPKKLHPPKGVQDGGNFQKSFTKLPVEPESEETTTASDGISSVTKTSTALPLSFKEATLAKKFALKTRSQITKRKRMSLIKEKKAAQTLSAILFAFIITWTPYNIMVLVNTFCSCIPKTFWHLGYWLCYINSTVNPMCYALCNKTFRNTFKMLLLCQCDKRKRRKQQYQQRQSVIFHKRIPREAS; encoded by the coding sequence ATGATCATGCATAATAACAGTTCATCCTCGCTCCTTTTACCGAATGTGAGCTCCTTCTGGAAGAGAGATTCACATGGACCGGGACTCCTTGATGAAGCAGCATCACTCATTGGCAGCTATGACTTCCCTCAGACCACAGAGAGTTTTCCTTTCTCCACTGTGGAATCAACAAACATGACCCTCAATGCCACAAGCAAAGACCCTCTGGGTGGACACACTATCTGGCAAGTAGTTTTGATTGCTTTCCTCACTGGGATCCTTGCACTGGTGACCATCATAGGAAACATCTTAGTGATTGTTGCATTTAAGGTTAACAAACAACTGAAAACAGTCAACAACTACTTCTTGTTGAGCCTTGCTTGTGCAGATTTGATCATCGGTGTTCTTTCCATGAATCTTTATACCACATACATCATCATGGACCACTGGGCTTTGGGAAGCTTGGCCTGTGATCTTTGGCTCTCCATTGACTACGTCGCCAGTAATGCCTCTGTCATGAACCTCCTCGTGATAAGTTTTGACAGGTATTTTTCCATCACTAGGCCGCTGACATACAGAGCCAAACGAACAACCAAACGGGCTGGGGTAATGATTGGTTTAGCATGGATCGTCTCTTTTGTTCTTTGGGCCCCTGCCATCTTGTTTTGGCAGTATTTTGTTGGGGAGAGGACTGTGCCTCCTGATGAATGTTTCATCCAGTTTCTAAGTGAACCTATCATCACTTTTGGCACTGCCATAGCTGCCTTTTATTTGCCGGTCACCATTATGAGTATTTTGTATTGGAGGATCTACAAGGAGACGGAGAAACGCACCAAAGAGTTAGCAGGGCTCCAGGCTTCGGGCAGCGACGCGGAGGCAGCGCGCTTCGTGCACCAGACAGGCAGCTCCCGGAGCTGCAGCAGCTACGAGCTGCAGCGGCAGAACATGAAACGCTCCGCCCGAAAGAAATACAGACGCTGCCACTTCTGGCTGACAATGAAGAGCTGGGAACCGAGCACAGATCAGGGGGACCAAGAGCAtagcagcagtgacagctggaACAACAAtgatgctgctgcctcccttgAAAATTCAGCCTCCTCTGATGAAGAAGACATTGCTGCAGAGACCAGAGCCATCTATTCAATTGTGCTGAAGCTTCCTGGTCACAGTGCTATCCTCAATTCCACAAAACTACCCTCCTCGGAAGATTTGCACGAGTCAGGGGATGAACTGCAGAAATCCGACACAGAATCGAAGGAAAAGAAACCTAAAAAATTGCACCCTCCCAAAGGTGTTCAGGATGGTGGAAATTTCCAAAAGAGCTTTACCAAGCTTCCAGTTGAACCAGAATCAGAAGAGACAACCACAGCTTCTGATGGCATCTCATCAGTCACCAAGACATCGACAGCCCTGCCCTTGTCCTTTAAGGAAGCAACCCTGGCAAAAAAGTTTGCCTTGAAGACCAGAAGTCAGATCACAAAACGAAAACGAATGTCACttatcaaagaaaagaaagcagcacagacactCAGTGCCATTTTGTTTGCCTTCATCATTACCTGGACCCCATATAATATAATGGTTCTGGTGAACACCTTTTGCAGCTGTATACCCAAAACTTTCTGGCACCTGGGGTATTGGCTTTGCTACATCAACAGCACAGTGAACCCCATGTGCTATGCACTGTGTAACAAAACATTCAGAAACACTTTtaagatgctgctgctgtgccagtgtgACAAACGAAAACGACGCAAACAGCAGTATCAGCAAAGGCAGTCCGTCATTTTTCATAAGCGGATCCCTAGAGAGGCTTCATAg